The Lactuca sativa cultivar Salinas chromosome 2, Lsat_Salinas_v11, whole genome shotgun sequence genome includes a window with the following:
- the LOC111898743 gene encoding exosome complex component RRP45B, translating into MEQRLANTLNMTVNEKKFIESALLSDLRVDGRRPFDYRKLSIIFGREDGSSEIQLGQTRVMGFVTGQLVQPYRDRPNEGTLAIYTEFSPMADPSFESGRPGESAIELGRIVDRGLRESRAVDTESLCVISGKLVWAIRIDLHIIDNGGNLVDASNIAALAALSTFRRSECTIGGEDGQEVIVHPPEVREPLPLIIHHLPVAVTFGFIGKENIVVIDPTQHEEGVMGGSMTATLNTNGEVCAIQKAGGEGVLQSVIMQCLRIASVKAADITSKIKIAVESYNTERSLRKIKRHNPSLTAVKKK; encoded by the exons ATGGAACAGAGATTGGCTAATACGTTAAACATGACGGTGAATGAGAAGAAATTCATTGAGTCTGCATTGCTATCTGACCTTAGAGTTGATGGTAGGCGTCCTTTCGATTACAGAAAACTATCTATCATCTTCGGAAG AGAAGATGGTTCATCAGAGATCCAGCTTGGACAGACTCGAGTTATGGGATTTGTCACAGGACAACTAGTACAACCTTATCGAGACAGGCCTAATGAAGGGACACTTGCAATCTACACTGAGTTCTCTCCCATGGCGGATCCTTCATTTGAGTCAGGTCGTCCTGGAGAATCTGCTATTGAGTTGGGACGTATTGTAGATCGTGGTTTAAG GGAAAGCAGGGCTGTAGACACTGAATCACTTTGTGTCATTTCAGGGAAATTGGTATGGGCCATTCGAATTGATCTTCACATAATCGATAATGGAGG AAATCTAGTGGATGCTTCCAATATTGCTGCATTGGCTGCCTTATCAACATTTAGAAGGTCTGAATGTACAATTGGAGGTGAAGATGGTCAAGAAGTCATTGTACATCCACCAGAG GTGCGGGAGCCACTTCCACTAATAATCCACCATCTTCCAGTGGCAGTAACATTTGGTTTTATTGGTAAAGAAAACATTGTG GTAATTGACCCAACTCAGCATGAAGAGGGTGTGATGGGAGGATCAATGACTGCAACACTGAACACAAATGGTGAAGTGTGTGCCATTCAAAAAGCTGGTGGTGAAGGCGTCTTACAAAGTGTCATCATGCAGTGTCTACGCATTGCTTCTGTTAAAGCTGCTGATATCACAAGCAAGATCAAAATTGCT GTGGAATCGTATAATACAGAAAGATCACTAAGGAAAATCAAACGACATAATCCTTCTCTCACT GCTGTGAAGAAGAAATAA